GTTCAGCTTCCAGCGCATGCTCGACCCCGCCCATCCCTGGCACAAGGTGGCCAAGAGCGGCTACCCGCATGCCCAGTCGATGCAGCTGCCGGCGCTGATCCAGAGCATCACCAAGGATGGCGAGCAGCAGGTGGTGTTCACCCTCAACCATGCCGATGCGACCTTCCTCGCCACCCTGAGCATGGGCTTCGCCTCCATCTATTCCGCCGAGTATGCCGCCCAGCTGCTCCAGGCCGGCACGCCGGAGCGCCTCAACAGTGCACCCGTCGGCACCGGCCCGTTCGTCTTCAAGCGCTTCCAGAAGGATGCCGCGGTGCGCTACAGCGCCAACGCCGAGTATTTTGCCGGCAAGCCGGCGGTGGACGGCCTGGTGCTGGCCATCACCCCGGACGCCAACGTGCGCCTGCAGAAGCTCAAGCGCGGCGAATGCCAGATCGCCCTGTCGCCCAAGCCGCTGGATGTGCAGGCCGCGCGCCAGGATGCGGCACTGCGCATCAGTGAAACCCCTGCCTTCATGACTGCCTTCGTCGGCATCAACAGCCAGCACCCGCCGCTGGACAAACCCCAGGTACGCCAGGCGATCAACCTGGCCTTCGACAAGGCCAGCTACCTCAAGGCGGTGTTCGAAGACAGCGCCACGCCGGCCAGCGGCCCCTACCCGCCGAACACCTGGAGTTATGCCAAGGAACTGCCCGGCTACCCCCATGACCCGGCCAAGGCCAAGGCGCTGCTGGCCGAGGCCGGCCTGGCCAACGGCTTCAAGACCACTATCTGGACGCGCCCTTCCGGCAGCCTGCTCAACCCCAACCCGGCCCTCGGCGCCCAGCTGCTGCAGGCCGACCTGGCCAAGGTCGGCATCCAGGCCGAGATCCGCGTGATCGAGTGGGGCGAGCTGATCCGCCGCGCCAAGGCTGGCGAGCATGACCTGCTGTTCATGGGCTGGGCCGGCGACAATGGCGACCCGGACAACTTCCTCACCCCGCAGTTTTCCTGCGCCTCGGTGCAGTCCGGCCTCAACTTCGCCCGCTACTGCGACCCGCAGCTGGATCAGCTGATCACCGCCTGCAAGGCCACTGCCGACCAGGCCGCCCGTAGCGCGCTGTACCTCAAGGCACAAACCCTGATCCAGCAGCAGGCCCTGTGGCTGCCGCTGGCCCATCCGACCGCCTTCACCCTGCTGCGCAGCAATGTGCAGGGCTACCGGAGCAACCCGTTCGGCCGCCTGGATCTGTCGCGGGTCAGCCTGTAGCGCTCAGAGCCAGCCGAGCTCGGCCATGGAGGTCGGCTCGCCATCGCCGACGATGAAGTGATCGAGCACGCGCACCTCGATCATGCCCAGTGCCTCCTTGAGGCGCTCGGTGAGCAGGCGGTCGGCCTGACTCGGCTCGGCCACCCCGGACGGGTGGTTGTGCACCAGGATCGCCGCCGCCGCGTTGTGCACCAGGGCGCGCTTGACCACCTGGCGCGGGTAGACGCTGGCGCCGTCGATGCTGCCGTGGAACAGCACCTCGAAGTCGATCACCCGGTGCTTGGCATCGAGAAACAGGCAACCGAACACCTCGTGGGGCTCGTGGCGCAGGCGCGCCTTGAGGTAGTCGCGCACCGCCTGCGGGCTCTCCAGGGCGCCATCGCGCCTGAGTCGCTCGGCCAGGTGGCGGCGGCCCATCTCCAGCACCGCCTGCAGCTGCGCATACTTGGCCGGGCCGAGGCCCAGGCGTCGGCTGAAGGAGTCCAGATCGGCCTCGAGCAGCGCGCGCAGACTGCCGAAGTCGCCGAGCAGGTGGCGGGCCAGATCCACTGCGCTCTGCCCGGTGACCCCGGTGCGCAGGAAGATCGCCAGCAATTCGGCGTCGGTCAGCGCCGCCGCCCCGTGTTCGAGAAGCCGTTCCCGCGGGCGCTCCGCCGCAGGCCAGTCGCGTATGCTCATGACATCTCCCTGTCAGTCGGCCCGCTGTTCCGGCGCAGGCCCGGGTGCTATCTTAGCCCGGCTTTTTGGCGCGGTGACTGGCCTGGGGAGGCGTCTCTCATCGCGTTGCTATCCATCACACATTATTAAGGCAGGCCTATGCAGCGGCTGTATCGGAAACGCATCGTCCTGGGCGTCGGCGGCGGCATTGCCGCCTACAAGAGCGCCGAACTGGTTCGCCGCCTGCGCGACCAGGGTGCCGAAGTGCGCGTGGTGATGACCCGCGGCGGCCGCGAGTTCATTACCCCGCTGACCCTGCAGGCGTTGTCCGGCCACCCGGTACACCTGGATCTGCTCGACCCCGAGGCCGAAGCCGCCATGGGTCATATCGAGCTGGCCAAATGGGCCGACCTGGTGCTGATCGCCCCGGCCACCGCCGACCTGATGGCGCGCCTGGCCCAGGGCGTGGCCGATGACCTGCTGACCACCCTGGTGCTGGCCACCGACGCCACCGTGGCCCTGGCCCCGGCGATGAACCAGGCCATGTGGCGCGACCCCGCCACCCAGGCCAACGCCCAGCTCCTCGAACAACGCGGCCTCAAGCTGTTTGGCCCGGCCGCCGGCAGCCAGGCCTGCGGCGACGTCGGCCCCGGGCGCATGCTGGAAGCCGAAGACCTGGCCCAGCGCGCCGCCGACTGCTTCCAGCGCCAGAGCCTGACCGGCCAGCACGTGCTGATCACCGCCGGGCCGACCCAGGAAAACATCGACCCGGTGCGCTACATCACCAACCACAGCTCCGGCAAGATGGGCTTCGCCCTGGCCGAGGCCGCGGTGGAAGCCGGCGCTCGGGTGACCCTGATCACCGGCCCGGTGCACCTGCCGACCCCGGATCGGGTCAACCGCATCGACGTGGTCAGCGCCCGCGACATGCTCGCCGCCTGCGAGGCCGCGATGCCCTGCGACCTGCTGATCGCCTCCGCCGCGGTGGCCGACTACCGCCCGGAAGTGATCGCCGCACACAAGCTGAAGAAAGACCCCACCACAGGCGACGGCCTGCTACTGCAGCTGGTGCGCAACCCGGACATCCTCGCCACCCTGGCCGGCCGCGAAGATCGTCCGTTCAGCGTGGGCTTTGCCGCAGAAACCGAGAACCTGCTCGGCTATGCTGCGCGCAAGCTGAAGGACAAGAACCTCGACCTGATCGTCGCCAATGACGTGGCCAACCCCACCATCGGCTTCAACAGCGAAGAAAACGCCATCACCATCATCGACCGCGACCTGCAGGCCAGCAGCTTTGCCCAGACCAGCAAGGGCAAGATCGCCCGCCAGCTGGTGGCCTTCATCGCCGAGCGCCTGAACCGCGCCTGACCCCTTACGACCGTTCACAGGGCCCGCCATGCACGCTTTGCAAGCCAAGATCCTCGACCCGCGCCTGGGCAGCGAATTCCCGCTGCCGCAGTACGCCACCCCCGGCTCCGCCGGCCTCGACCTGCGTGCCCTGCTCAAGGAAGACACCGTGCTGGAGCCGGGCCAGACCCTGCTGATTCCCACCGGCCTGTCGATCTACATTGGCGACCCCGGCCTGGCCGCGCTGATCCTGCCGCGCTCGGGCCTGGGCCATAAGCACGGCATCGTGCTCGGCAACCTG
The window above is part of the Pseudomonas alcaligenes genome. Proteins encoded here:
- a CDS encoding ABC transporter substrate-binding protein, translating into MRLAALPLLFAPLLSQAATLSVCSEASPEGFDVVQYNSLTTTNAAADLLMNRLVEFDAAAGKLVPGLAERWEVSADGLHYRFSLRPGVQFHHTDYFTPSRPLNADDVLFSFQRMLDPAHPWHKVAKSGYPHAQSMQLPALIQSITKDGEQQVVFTLNHADATFLATLSMGFASIYSAEYAAQLLQAGTPERLNSAPVGTGPFVFKRFQKDAAVRYSANAEYFAGKPAVDGLVLAITPDANVRLQKLKRGECQIALSPKPLDVQAARQDAALRISETPAFMTAFVGINSQHPPLDKPQVRQAINLAFDKASYLKAVFEDSATPASGPYPPNTWSYAKELPGYPHDPAKAKALLAEAGLANGFKTTIWTRPSGSLLNPNPALGAQLLQADLAKVGIQAEIRVIEWGELIRRAKAGEHDLLFMGWAGDNGDPDNFLTPQFSCASVQSGLNFARYCDPQLDQLITACKATADQAARSALYLKAQTLIQQQALWLPLAHPTAFTLLRSNVQGYRSNPFGRLDLSRVSL
- the radC gene encoding DNA repair protein RadC: MSIRDWPAAERPRERLLEHGAAALTDAELLAIFLRTGVTGQSAVDLARHLLGDFGSLRALLEADLDSFSRRLGLGPAKYAQLQAVLEMGRRHLAERLRRDGALESPQAVRDYLKARLRHEPHEVFGCLFLDAKHRVIDFEVLFHGSIDGASVYPRQVVKRALVHNAAAAILVHNHPSGVAEPSQADRLLTERLKEALGMIEVRVLDHFIVGDGEPTSMAELGWL
- the coaBC gene encoding bifunctional phosphopantothenoylcysteine decarboxylase/phosphopantothenate--cysteine ligase CoaBC, translated to MQRLYRKRIVLGVGGGIAAYKSAELVRRLRDQGAEVRVVMTRGGREFITPLTLQALSGHPVHLDLLDPEAEAAMGHIELAKWADLVLIAPATADLMARLAQGVADDLLTTLVLATDATVALAPAMNQAMWRDPATQANAQLLEQRGLKLFGPAAGSQACGDVGPGRMLEAEDLAQRAADCFQRQSLTGQHVLITAGPTQENIDPVRYITNHSSGKMGFALAEAAVEAGARVTLITGPVHLPTPDRVNRIDVVSARDMLAACEAAMPCDLLIASAAVADYRPEVIAAHKLKKDPTTGDGLLLQLVRNPDILATLAGREDRPFSVGFAAETENLLGYAARKLKDKNLDLIVANDVANPTIGFNSEENAITIIDRDLQASSFAQTSKGKIARQLVAFIAERLNRA
- the dut gene encoding dUTP diphosphatase — its product is MHALQAKILDPRLGSEFPLPQYATPGSAGLDLRALLKEDTVLEPGQTLLIPTGLSIYIGDPGLAALILPRSGLGHKHGIVLGNLVGLIDSDYQGELMVSCWNRGQAPFTIAVGERIAQLVLVPVVQAHFELVEQFDESQRGAGGFGHSGSH